The Anopheles merus strain MAF chromosome 2L, AmerM5.1, whole genome shotgun sequence genome has a segment encoding these proteins:
- the LOC121593208 gene encoding cuticle protein 67-like, protein MYRFVALFALVAVSQAAYTLNPAGPTYAGIHTPAITSQQSNILRSYGNLGQISTYSKTIDTPYSSVSKSDVRVSNPGLAVGHITASYPHAIAAPAYGHVGYAAPALKNPALLGVAYSAAPAVAHMTYSNGLGINYAW, encoded by the exons ATGTatcgt TTTGTAGCTCTTTTTGCTTTGGTTGCTGTATCCCAAGCCGCCTACACTCTGAACCCAGCAGGCCCAACTTACGCAGGTATTCACACTCCGGCCATTACCAGCCAGCAGTCTAATATCCTACGCAGTTATGGAAACTTGGGACAAATCTCGACCTACTCGAAGACCATCGATACTCCGTACTCTTCAGTCAGCAAATCCGATGTGCGAGTAAGCAATCCAGGACTGGCGGTTGGCCATATCACCGCTTCTTATCCACATGCAATCGCTGCTCCTGCTTATGGTCATGTCGGTTATGCTGCTCCGGCACTTAAGAATCCGGCACTACTGGGCGTTGCATATTCCGCTGCTCCAGCCGTTGCGCACATGACTTACAGCAATGGCCTCGGCATTAACTATGCCTGGTAA